In the genome of Pseudoglutamicibacter cumminsii, one region contains:
- a CDS encoding IMPACT family protein: protein MTSSPIELADPHVRASRFTRLAAEHVHEIEIQRSVFRTVLAPVRTEDDARAVIEEQRRAFHDARHHCSAFVLGPDQDTQRSSDDGEPAGTAGIPMLTALAQRETSDERRDLTDIVAVVTRWFGGILLGAGGLVRAYSDSVSQALDGARFETWHRQRELLVTVDMAQAGRAEHVMRGLGYTLLDTTYSATGCCITIAVADSEDGIGGARAALQTAFAGEVDIVEGRAVWAQ, encoded by the coding sequence ATGACTTCCTCCCCGATTGAGCTTGCTGACCCGCACGTGCGGGCCTCCCGCTTTACGCGTTTGGCGGCTGAGCACGTGCACGAGATCGAGATTCAACGTTCCGTGTTCCGCACCGTCCTGGCGCCGGTGCGTACCGAGGACGATGCCCGCGCTGTGATCGAGGAGCAGCGCCGCGCGTTCCACGATGCCCGCCACCACTGCTCTGCATTTGTTCTGGGCCCTGATCAAGACACCCAGCGCTCTTCCGATGACGGCGAGCCGGCTGGGACCGCTGGCATCCCCATGTTGACGGCACTGGCTCAGCGTGAAACCTCCGATGAGCGCCGCGACCTCACGGACATCGTCGCGGTGGTCACGCGCTGGTTTGGTGGGATCCTGTTGGGTGCGGGCGGCTTGGTTCGCGCGTATTCGGATTCGGTTTCGCAGGCGCTGGATGGCGCGCGTTTTGAGACGTGGCACCGTCAGCGAGAACTTTTGGTTACGGTGGACATGGCTCAGGCGGGCCGCGCCGAACATGTGATGCGCGGCTTGGGGTACACGTTGCTGGACACGACGTATTCGGCCACCGGATGTTGCATCACGATCGCTGTCGCTGATTCCGAGGACGGCATCGGCGGTGCGCGGGCCGCGTTGCAGACGGCCTTCGCCGGTGAGGTTGACATCGTGGAAGGACGGGCGGTGTGGGCGCAGTGA
- the coaE gene encoding dephospho-CoA kinase, with protein MTDQPRNNPRIGLTGGIAAGKSTVARRLAEEHGALIIDADTIVRKLQEPGGRGLEAIVAEFGDDMLTADGTLDRARLGALVFNDEDARARLNAIIHPMVREEAQRLADSAAPGQLIIEDIPLLVESGQAGRFDHVMVVEAPLAERVRRMVEDRGMHEDDAHARIKAQATDEQRREVATHVLVNHGSVDELHQAVDAAVASIIAVPRDADSGRGTD; from the coding sequence GTGACGGATCAGCCGAGGAACAACCCGCGCATCGGGCTCACAGGCGGGATCGCGGCAGGCAAGTCGACTGTTGCGCGGAGGCTCGCTGAGGAGCACGGCGCACTCATCATCGATGCGGACACGATCGTGCGCAAGCTACAGGAGCCGGGAGGCCGTGGGCTGGAAGCGATCGTCGCGGAGTTCGGCGACGACATGCTGACCGCAGACGGCACCCTGGATAGGGCCCGGCTCGGCGCCTTGGTCTTCAACGACGAGGATGCGCGGGCGCGCCTGAATGCGATCATCCACCCGATGGTGCGGGAAGAAGCGCAGCGCCTCGCTGACTCTGCCGCGCCGGGACAGTTGATCATCGAGGACATCCCGTTGTTGGTTGAAAGCGGCCAGGCGGGCCGCTTCGATCACGTGATGGTGGTTGAGGCACCGCTTGCCGAGCGGGTGCGCCGCATGGTCGAAGACCGCGGAATGCACGAGGACGATGCCCACGCCCGCATCAAGGCGCAGGCGACGGATGAACAGCGGCGTGAAGTCGCAACGCATGTGCTGGTGAACCACGGCTCGGTGGATGAACTACATCAAGCGGTCGATGCGGCGGTCGCCTCGATCATCGCGGTGCCGCGCGACGCTGATAGCGGCAGGGGTACCGACTAG
- the uvrB gene encoding excinuclease ABC subunit UvrB, translating into MSLAQKIDRVVHPFEVVSEFEPAGDQPQAIAELKQRIEGGEKDVVLLGATGTGKSATAAWLIEAVQRPTLVLVQNKTLAAQLANELRHLLPNNAVEYFVSYYDYYQPEAYVPQTDTFIEKDSSINEEVERLRHSATNALLTRRDCVVVSTVSCIYGLGTPEEYIKQMVTLKVGQELDRDQMLRQFVQMQYTRNDVDFHRGTFRVRGDTVEIIPMYEELAVRVEFFGDEIESIQTLNPITGDVVRDENEMYIFPASHYVAGDDRMHQAIGTIEDELRERLQELESQNKLVEAQRLRMRTTYDLEMMQQMGFCNGIENYSRHIDGRAAGSAPHCLLDYFPDDFLLIIDESHVTVPQIGGMYEGDMSRKRTLVEHGFRLPSAMDNRPLKWDEFLERIGQTVYLSATPGRYELSQADGYVEQIIRPTGLVDPKITVKPTKGQIDDLLGEINERVARNERVLVTTLTKRMAEDLTDYLAENGVKVEYLHSDVDTLRRVELLTELRMGTFDVLVGINLLREGLDLPEVSLVAILDADKEGFLRSTTSLIQTIGRAARNVNGEVHMYADTMTDSMKQAIEETERRREIQIAHNEKHGITPAPLKKKIADITEQLAREDADTNELLNNFDYGAGHRGYNALQDDKKTDTRGGTIAAPSEDLATLIAQLSEQMHAAAADLQFELAARLRDEVADLKKELRAMKSAE; encoded by the coding sequence ATGTCGTTGGCGCAGAAAATTGATCGTGTGGTCCACCCGTTCGAGGTGGTTTCTGAATTCGAGCCGGCAGGGGATCAGCCGCAAGCTATTGCGGAGCTCAAGCAACGCATCGAAGGCGGGGAGAAGGACGTCGTCCTGTTGGGCGCGACCGGTACCGGTAAGTCCGCTACCGCGGCGTGGCTCATCGAAGCCGTGCAACGCCCGACGCTCGTCCTGGTTCAGAACAAGACGCTGGCCGCGCAGCTGGCCAACGAGTTAAGGCACCTGCTGCCGAACAACGCGGTCGAATACTTCGTCTCGTACTACGACTACTATCAGCCGGAAGCCTATGTTCCGCAGACCGATACGTTCATCGAGAAGGACTCCTCGATCAACGAAGAAGTCGAACGTCTTCGGCACTCCGCAACCAACGCGCTGTTAACCCGCCGCGACTGCGTCGTCGTATCCACGGTCTCCTGCATCTACGGCCTCGGTACCCCTGAGGAATATATCAAGCAAATGGTGACCCTCAAGGTCGGCCAGGAACTGGACCGCGACCAGATGCTACGGCAGTTCGTGCAGATGCAGTACACCCGCAACGACGTGGACTTCCACCGCGGAACGTTCCGCGTGCGCGGCGACACGGTCGAGATCATCCCGATGTATGAAGAGCTCGCGGTGCGCGTCGAGTTCTTTGGCGACGAGATCGAATCGATCCAGACCCTGAACCCGATCACGGGCGATGTGGTTCGCGACGAAAACGAAATGTACATCTTCCCGGCCTCCCACTACGTGGCCGGCGATGACCGCATGCACCAGGCGATCGGAACCATAGAGGACGAGCTGCGTGAGCGACTGCAAGAGCTAGAGAGCCAGAACAAGCTCGTTGAAGCTCAGCGCTTGCGGATGCGTACGACCTACGACCTCGAAATGATGCAGCAGATGGGCTTCTGCAACGGCATCGAGAACTATTCACGCCACATCGACGGCCGTGCAGCCGGTTCCGCGCCGCACTGCTTGCTGGATTACTTCCCGGATGACTTTCTGCTCATCATCGATGAGTCCCACGTGACTGTGCCGCAGATCGGCGGAATGTACGAAGGCGACATGTCCCGTAAACGGACCCTCGTCGAACACGGATTCCGTCTGCCTTCCGCGATGGACAACCGCCCGCTCAAATGGGACGAGTTCCTCGAACGGATCGGCCAGACCGTCTACTTGTCCGCAACGCCAGGCAGGTATGAGCTGTCCCAGGCCGACGGCTACGTCGAACAGATCATTCGCCCAACTGGCTTGGTGGATCCCAAGATTACAGTCAAACCAACCAAGGGGCAGATCGACGACCTCCTGGGTGAGATCAACGAACGCGTCGCCCGCAACGAACGCGTACTCGTGACGACGCTGACCAAGCGGATGGCTGAAGACCTCACCGACTACCTCGCCGAGAACGGGGTCAAGGTCGAATACCTCCACTCCGACGTCGACACCCTACGCCGCGTCGAGCTGCTCACCGAGCTGCGGATGGGTACCTTCGATGTGCTCGTCGGCATCAACCTGCTCCGTGAGGGCCTTGACCTGCCCGAAGTCTCGCTCGTTGCGATCCTGGATGCGGACAAGGAAGGCTTTCTGCGCTCCACGACCTCGCTCATCCAGACCATCGGCCGTGCCGCACGTAACGTCAACGGCGAAGTACACATGTACGCCGACACGATGACCGACTCGATGAAGCAGGCAATCGAAGAGACCGAACGCCGCCGCGAAATCCAGATAGCGCACAACGAGAAACACGGGATCACCCCGGCCCCTCTCAAAAAGAAGATCGCGGACATCACCGAACAGCTCGCACGCGAAGACGCCGACACCAACGAACTGCTCAACAACTTCGACTACGGCGCCGGCCACCGCGGCTACAACGCGCTACAAGACGACAAGAAGACCGATACACGCGGCGGAACCATCGCTGCGCCAAGCGAAGACCTCGCAACGCTCATCGCACAACTGTCCGAACAGATGCACGCGGCAGCCGCCGACCTTCAATTCGAACTCGCCGCACGATTGCGTGACGAAGTCGCAGACCTCAAGAAAGAACTGCGCGCCATGAAATCGGCCGAATAA
- a CDS encoding TerC family protein encodes MIVLVAILLIDLIVIGRRPHMPSMKEAGIWVGVYVALALVFFGCMWAAAGQTDALQFLAGWITEYSLSIDNLFVFIIIMTSFAVPRELQQKALMIGIVIALIARGLFILAGAVLIERFVWVFYIFGAFLLWTAIKQVMDHSDDEEDQPGLVKRLTAKLNFADHYDGSKLRTTVNGKRMWTPMAAVILALGVTDVMFALDSIPAIYGITQSPFIVFTANVFALMGLRQLYFLLGGLLDRVIYLTHGIAAILVFIGIKLILHALHENELPFINGGKPVPVPEITTEFSLIFIVLALLIAVVWSFISPKGREVAHWAAARAAAEKRIAARRKAAEAEAKGADASAKTEKKKPGKRKPNAS; translated from the coding sequence ATGATCGTGCTGGTAGCGATCCTGCTGATCGACCTCATCGTGATCGGACGTCGCCCGCACATGCCGTCGATGAAGGAAGCCGGCATCTGGGTTGGTGTCTATGTTGCGCTCGCGCTCGTGTTCTTCGGGTGCATGTGGGCGGCCGCGGGGCAGACCGATGCGCTCCAGTTCCTTGCGGGCTGGATCACGGAGTATTCGCTCAGCATCGATAACTTGTTTGTGTTCATCATCATCATGACGAGCTTCGCGGTTCCGCGTGAACTGCAGCAGAAGGCTCTCATGATCGGTATCGTGATCGCGTTGATCGCACGCGGCCTGTTCATCCTTGCGGGCGCGGTTCTGATTGAACGCTTCGTGTGGGTCTTCTACATCTTCGGTGCGTTCCTGCTGTGGACTGCGATCAAGCAGGTCATGGATCATTCGGATGACGAAGAAGACCAGCCTGGCCTGGTCAAGCGCTTGACCGCCAAGCTCAACTTTGCCGACCACTACGACGGCTCCAAGCTGCGCACCACGGTCAACGGTAAGCGGATGTGGACGCCGATGGCGGCCGTCATTCTTGCTCTCGGCGTTACTGACGTGATGTTCGCGCTGGATTCGATCCCAGCGATCTACGGCATCACACAGTCGCCGTTCATCGTGTTCACGGCGAATGTTTTCGCGCTCATGGGTTTGCGTCAGCTGTACTTCTTGTTGGGTGGCTTGCTGGACCGCGTCATCTACCTGACGCACGGAATTGCTGCGATCCTCGTGTTCATCGGTATCAAGCTGATCCTGCACGCCCTACACGAGAATGAACTGCCGTTCATCAACGGCGGCAAGCCGGTACCGGTTCCGGAGATCACGACGGAGTTCTCGCTGATCTTCATTGTGCTCGCGTTGCTGATCGCGGTTGTGTGGTCGTTTATTTCACCGAAGGGCCGCGAGGTCGCTCACTGGGCTGCGGCTCGGGCGGCGGCTGAGAAGCGCATCGCGGCTCGCCGGAAGGCCGCAGAAGCGGAAGCGAAAGGGGCCGATGCCTCGGCTAAGACCGAGAAGAAGAAACCCGGCAAGCGTAAACCGAACGCATCGTAG